The following are encoded together in the Pygocentrus nattereri isolate fPygNat1 chromosome 3, fPygNat1.pri, whole genome shotgun sequence genome:
- the LOC119263095 gene encoding uncharacterized protein LOC119263095, producing MSLKGALIASLLVQTVTAMSQNMSLPSLPDYNMTFPPLPQDFKEMAKKLMTRCSQNGYSPPNMTDYFLNSSAMPEQKIGNPIFLFPLLLSSLPPLPGNRAVLQPDTSKPPKQDPAMNITRDMLNCTNLPEMIEFMRNTAEKDHCFMRAFLAPLCWATALQNSSQLSPGQLGNLLWAAKPFLEAAPPTALSLPSRLQSAQLMEM from the exons ATGTCTCTGAAAGGAGCTTTGATTGCCTCCCTTTTGGTTCAGACAGTTACAG CAATGTCACAAAACATGAGCTTACCTTCATTGCCGGACTACAACATGACCTTTCCACCTTTGCCCCAAGACTTTAAGGAAATGGCGAAGAAACTG ATGACCAGGTGCTCCCAGAACG GTTACTCTCCGCCCAACATGACCGACTACTTTTTGAACAG CTCTGCAATGCCTGAGCAGAAAATAGGAAACcccatctttctttttcctctacTGCTTTCCTCCCTCCCCCCGCTGCCTGGAAATCGTGCCGTGCTGCAGCCTGACACGTCCAAACCTCCTAAGCAGGACCCAGCAATG AACATCACAAGGGACATGTTGAACTGCACGAATCTCCCAGAGATGATTGAGTTCATGAGGAACACTGCG gaGAAAGATCATTGCTTCATGCGAGCGTTTCTTGCTCCACTCTGCTGGGCCACTGCCCTTCAGAACAGCTCACAGCTCAGCCCGGGGCAGCTGGGGAACCTGCTATGGGCAGCCAAACCTTTCTTGGAGGCCGCACCCCCTACCGCACTGAGCCTGCCGTCTAGACTGCAGAGTGCTCAACTAATGGAAATGTGA
- the LOC108432280 gene encoding RIIa domain-containing protein 1, producing MEEKPDIGALSPEQQENLRQFKIKTRMANEMYLRAHPEVEMLTSDFLRDVFLKRPTDIRQFAADYFSDPDLPAKIGFRVEENAAVNI from the exons ATGGAGGAAAAGCCGGACATCGGAGCTTTGAGCCCTGAACAACAAGAAAACCTGCGCCAGTTCAAG ATCAAGACAAGAATGGCGAACGAAATGTATCTGAGGGCTCATCCCGAGGTGGAAATGCTGACCAGCGATTTTCTAAG aGATGTGTTTCTTAAAAGACCTACAGACATCCGTCAGTTTGCTGCAg ATTACTTCAGTGACCCAGACCTACCAGCAAAAATTGGGTTCCGAGTGGAAGAAAACGCTGCAGTGAACATTTGA